A stretch of DNA from Penaeus chinensis breed Huanghai No. 1 chromosome 1, ASM1920278v2, whole genome shotgun sequence:
tagTGCCAACTGATACCACAGTAAGTGTGCGCTAGACATCATGAGGAAGCCATCGATACTAAATTTGAATTTTCGGGTGTGGACTGGTTCTAGAAAATTACCCACTCTTTCAAAGGATTTTTGAAATGTAAAACGGCTGTGTAATAGTGATTTATTTTGAAAGTGCCCGGCTATGTTTAAAATTGGTGCTACCAGTTCTCGGTATATTAaagctttatttacttatttgtcattattgtttgatACTGTGTCCCTGCTAGTTGTGCCTTTTACAACTTCCCAATCTTATTTTTCCAAATCTGCATTCCAAAGCTCTTGAACGGCTGGTGTAATTATCCGTGTTTCTGCTCTATACATTACAGCACTGAGAAGTATTTTACTAATCTTTCTTTAGAGGTATGGAACAATTAGACAGGTGTATAATTTTTATGAAGGGAAAATTTCATCATATACATACTAGGAAATAACTATAGGATACTAAATTGTTAATAAATGATCTTAAAGTACAGTTATATGCATTACAAGTGAGCAGCTAGTAAGTGAGCAGTGCTGCTTTCTGATTTTATATTAGATAATCTTGTTAAATCTTTTCTTACAGAACTGCATGGCTCCTCTTACTAAAGAAGATAACTTTAATGCTGTAAATCAAGAAGAATTACGGACAAATGCAGAAGTAAATGGCCTCCGATTCCTAGACTTGGCGAGACAAATGGAAGCTTTTTTCTTACAAAAGCGATACTTGTTGTCAGTACAGAAGCCAGAGCTTATTCTGCTGGAGGTAAGGTTATTTTGTATGTCATCTATATTACAGGGGTACTATATACAGGCAGGAGATACAGTGGATTTTAGTGTGTTATCCCTTGCTTTTGTTATGTGAAAAAATAAAGTTCATGCTGTTGTTGTGAAATGGCACCTTTCATGAAATGTGCCCATCTTGGGTGTAAATTGCATAAGGATTAGAGGTTAAATTTTCAAACCTTTTCTTCATGTCTTCTTGACCATACTAATTACAAGGTAAATTTAATGCTCTGTGTTCAGGATATTATTGAAATGCGCAACGAACTAGCCCGAAAGGAGGAGCTCCTCAAGAAACATGGCGATAAGTTAAATGAATGGCAGGGATTGCTGTCGTCTATGCAATCCCGCCTTGGCACCTCACCCTCCATAGGGCCAAGACCACCTGGTCCCTCAGGGCCCACCATGCACCCAGGGATGATGGGGGCTCCCAGTGGGTCACATAATTCTGTTCCTATGCCTGGTCTCAGCCCTGTAGGAAGCAGTATGGGGCCCTCCACCATGGGATCCTCCACAATGGGGCCAAGTGGTCCTTCTATGCCTCACAATATGAACCCTGGGATGGGCATGCCACAGTCTTCCATGATGCAAGCAAGTATTAAGTCTAATGTTGGAAATGCAAATAGTGTATTGTAAATTTAATAGAGGCTAGATATCATGTAGATATTCTTGACAGgctatataaaatgaaaaatcagGCACATCTCATTACagcaggataaaaaaaaacagtgaaataagGAAGTTATTTTTTTGCAGCTCCTATGAAGATAggataaaaaatggagaaaaaaatccaGATTTTATAAAGGTTGTTTGTATTACCAATGTGTTGAGATAAAAATGGGAAAGGAATGTCAGTGATTTCTTTTGGTCTTCAGTTAACAGCAGGTTGTTAAATTGCATGCAGAGGTAGGATGTCTCCGTGGTTCATATGAAATTCAGTTGTTGACTTTGCATGGAAGTTTGCAAATTAAAGTTGGCAGAAAATGTATTAAAAGCTGtactatgaatatgaataaacttGTTGATTCTGTGTCTGACATTTGTAAATTTATCATGCATGCTAATATTTAGttaatgtattataaatattaaggTTATTTGTTGCCAGGGAGAAAGATatgagtgggagggagatagaaattgTGGAACACTGAGAGGGTGTCAAAGATTGATAGTGGAAGACAGATAACTAAGAAGCTAAGAGAGTTTGATAAActaagaaagactgacagactaaaagagtgagagtgagagtgagagtgagagtgagagtgagagtgagagtgagagtgagagtgagagtgagagtgagagtgagagtgagagtgagagtgaatgtgataGTGAATGTGATAGTGAATGTGATAGTGAATGTGatagtgaatgtgaatgtgaatgtgaatgtgaatgtaaatgtaaatgtaaatgtaaatgtaaatgtaaatgtaaatgtaaatgtaaatgtaaatgtaaatgtaaatgtaaatgtaaatgtaaatgtatatgtatatgtatatgtatatgtatatgtgtgtgtgtgtgtgtgtgtgtgtgtgtgtgtgtgtgtgtgtgtgtgtgtgtgtgtgtgtgtgtgtgtgtgtgtgagtgtgagtgtgagtgtgagtgtgagtgtgagtgtgagtgtgagtgtgagtgtgggtgtgggtgtttgtatgaatgaatgaatgaatgaatgaatgagtgagtgagtgagtgagtgagtgagtatctgtgtgtgtgattgtgtgtgattgtgattgtgtgtgattgtgattgtgtgtgtgtatgattgtgtgtgattgtgattgtgtgtgattgtgattgtgtgtgattgtgtgtgatttgtggatttgtgtgtgtgtgtgtgtgtgtgtgtgtgtgtgtgtgtgtgtgtgtgtgtgtgtgtgtgtgtgtgtgtgtgtgtgtgtgtgtgtgtgtgtgcgagcgtgtatgcgtgcatgcatgtgtgtgtgtacgcaggcgtgtgtgagtatgagtctgtgtgtgtgtgtgtgagaaaaagtgaaagaaagagtgtgaacaagagagaaaaagaaagaaaagaaagtgtttgagagagagagagaaagagaaagagaaagagaaagagaaagagaaagagaaagagaaagagaaagagaaagagaaagagaaagagaaagagaaagagaaagagaaagagagagagagaatctgagagagagagagagaatctgagggagagagagagagagagagaatctgagagagagagagagaatctgagagagagagagagaatctgagaaagagagagagaatctgagagagagagagagaatctgagagagagagagagaatctgagagagatagagagaatctgagagagttagagagagaatctgagagagttagagagagaatctgagagagttagagagagaatctgagagagttagagagagaatctgagagagagagagagagagagagagagagagagagagagagagagagagagagagagagagagagagagagagagagagagagagagagagagagaatctgagagagagagagagagagagaatctgagagagagagagagagagagaatctgagagagaatctgagagagagagagagagagagagagagaatctgagagagagagagagaatctgagagagagagagagaatctgagagagagagagagaatctgagagagagagagagaatctgagagagatagagagaagagagagagagagagaatgagagagagagagagaagagagagtagagagagaatctgaagagagagagagaaatctgaaagtagagagagagagagaaagagagaatctgagagagagagagagagagagagagaatctgagagagagagaatctgagagagagagaatctgagagagtaagagagaatctgaagatgagagagatctgaagtagagagagaatctgagaattagagagagaatctgagagagagagagaatctggagagagagagagaatctgagagagagagaatgagagagagagaatgtgagagagagagaagagaagagagagaatctgagagagagagagagagagagagagaatctgagagagagagaatctgagagagagagaatctgagagagagagaatctgagagagagagaatctgagagagagagagaatctgagagagagagagaatctgagagagagagaatctgagagagagagaatctgagagagagagagaatctgagagagagagagaatctgagagagagagagaatctgagagagagagagaatctgagagagagagagaatctgagagagagagagaatctgagagagagagagaatctgagagagagagagaatctgagagagagagagaatctgagagagagagagaatctgagagagagagagaatctgagagagagagagaatctgagagagagagagaatctgagagagagagagaatctgagagagagagagaatctgagagagagagagaatctgagagagagagagaatctgagagagagagagaatctgagagagagagagaatctgagagagagagagaatctgagagagagagagaatctgagagagagagagagagagagagagagagagagatctgagacaaagagagagagaatctgagacaaagagagagagaatctgagacaaagagagagagagagagagagagagagagagagagagagagagagagagagagagagagagagagagagagagagagagagagagagagagagagagagagagagagagtgagagtgagagtgagagagagagaatctgagacagagagaatctgagacagagagaatctgagacagagagaatctgagacagagagaatctgagacagagagaatctgagacagagagaatctgagacagagagaatctgagacagagagaatctgagacagagagaatctgagacagagagaatctgagacagagagaatctgagacagagagaatctgagacagagagaatctgagacagagagaatctgagacagagagaatctgagacagagagaatctgagacagagagaatctgagacagagagaatctgagacagagagaatctgagacagagagaatctgagacagagagagagagagagagagagagagagagagagagagagagagagagagagagagagagagagagagagagagagagagagagagagagagagagagagagagagagagagagagagagagagagagagagagagagagagagagagagagagagagagagagagagagagagagagagagagagagagagagagagagagagagagagagagagaggagaggggaggaatggagggaatgaATGTAAATGATAGAGTGAGTGTGcatatttgagtgtatgtattataaatatataaaaataagggtTTGTGTAAATTAATAAGTGAGAGAGGGTAGTGTAGATAATGGCTTGATATGTAAAAGAAAGTAAGTAATCATGAAATGTAAACTGAGCATTCAGACCAGTTATTCGGTGCCTTATGGCATGAGAAATAAATACAGTATTTCTGGAGCTTCCAGGAGGAATGCAAATAAAATATTTTGACGCAGTATAACATTCTAGTGTATTTAAAACATTGTTTCCAGGAATGAGACTTTTAGGTTAAGTAACTGACCAGAGGATAAGTTCACAGTAGATTTAATTAGGGGATTAATCACTTGTTTGCAGATATGTATCTCTTCAGAAGCTAATAATTAACGAGTATGAATAAAGAGTGTTTggagaatatagataaataagtaaaaaagtatgtgcatgtgtgtgttatatatatctgtgtatatatatatgtatatatatttatatatatatatatgtatatatatttatatatatatgtatatatatttatatatatatgtatatatatttatatatatatgtatatatatttatatatgtaattatttatatttatttatatctaaatatataaatatataaatatataaatatataaatatataaatatataaatatataaatatataaatatataaatatatatatatatatatatatatatattatatatctatatatatctatatataaatctatatatatataatctatatatatatctatatatatataatctatatatataaatatataaatatataaatatatatatctatatatatcttatatattatctatattctaatatatatatatataatatatctatatatatatatatatatcaattataatattattatatatctatatatatatatattatatctataatatctatatataaatatctttatatatatatctatatataatatctatatatataaatatataatatataagtatatattatatataaatattatatatgtatatatttatatattatatatgtatatatgtatatatatatattatatatggaaatatattatatatataatataatatataaatatatataatatgtatataattatattaatatgtataaatatgtataatattgtatatatatatatatatatatagatatatatatataatatatataaatatatatatatatatatatatatatatatatatatatatatatacacacatatatatatatatatatatagatatatataaatatatatatatatatatatatatatatatatatatacacacacatatatatatatatatatatatatatatatatatatatatatatatatatatatatatatatatatatatgaataaactaaaTGAATAAGTCAGTAAACCCTAAGAATTCATTCTTATGTTATCATGAGATACCATAAAGAAAGGAAACATGCCTCAGAacaaggtatgtatgcatgtttctctGTCAAAGTCCTAATTGCAGACAGCAGACTATCCCTAGAATTTCTCAGGTAAGGTTTTCTACAGACTATCCTTGTATGTGTTACGGATGCTCCCAGTACATAATACTTAACCAAAccttatttttctgttgttgcttAATATTTACCAGTAACTACCTAGTTAACGTGTATTCTCTTATTTCCGCAgatgggtggtggaggagggagcaTGGGCCCGGGTCCTGGCATGGGGGGCATAGGTGGCATGAATCAGGGAGGCTACCAGGGTGGTCCCGGCGGGGCTGTCTACCCCGGCAACATGGGGCAGCCGCCACAGGGAGGACCCCCGGGTGGCCTTCAGGGACCTCTAGCTTACCTTGAGAAAACCACAACTAATATAGGAATGCCAGAGCCCAGACGCTAACTAACGTTTAACCTTAAGTCTCTGTGATATTGCTTCACACTGTGGACTGAATGACTAGATAACCATGCTTTAATGTATTACTAAtctgtaaataataaaaaggaccaAGAAAACTTGATACTAATGTAGTCACCAGGGATAATTGGAAATAGTAACAATCTTAATTCTTGATGACTTTTATAATGGAAGTATATGTCTAATGCAGGAATAGTACTTTGATCCTTATTGAGGCTGATAGTGTTTCTCATTGTATAAGTTATACATATTGTAAAATATAAGTATTAATGTCAAATTTTAACaaattttctgtctctttcttttttttctctctttctctttatttatttatttctctctctgtctttatttatttctctctctctctctctctctctctctctctctctctctctctctctctctctctctctctctctctctctctctctctctctctctctctctctctctctctctctctcctattctctctctcctattctctctctctctctctctctctctctctctctctctctctctctctcctctctctctctctctctctctctctctctctctctctcctattctctctctctctctctctctctctctctctctctctctctctctctctctctctctctctctctctctctctctctctctctctctctctctctctctctctctctctctctctctctctctctctctctctctcctcttctctctctctctctctctctctctctctctctctctctctctctctctctctctctctctctctctctctctctctctctctctctctctctctctctctctctctctctctctctctctctctctctctctctctctctctctctctctctctcctattctctctctctctctctctctctctctctctctctctctctctctctctctctctctctctctctctctctctctctctctctctctctcctattctctctctctctcctattctctctctctctctctctctctctctctctctctctctctctctctctctctctctctctctctctctctctcctctctctctctctctctctcctattctctctctctctctctctctctctctctctctctctctctctctctctctctctctctctctctctctctctctctctctctctctctctctctctctctctctctctctctctctctctctctcctattctctctctctctctctctctctctctctctctctctctctctctctctcctattctctctctctctctctctcctctctctctctctctctctctctccctcctattctctctctctctctctctcctcctattctctctctctctctctctcctctctctctctctctctctctctctctctctctctctctctctctctctctcctctctctctctctctctctctcctcctctctctctctctctctatctctcctattctctctctctctctctctctctctctctctctctctctctctctctctctctctctctctctctctctctctctctctctctctctctctctctctctctctctctctctctctctctctctctctctctctctctctctctctctctctctctctctctctcctctctctctctctctctctctctctctctctctctctctctctctctctctctctctctctctctctctctctctctctctctctctctctctctctctctctctctctctctctctctctctctctctctctctctctctctctctctctctctctctctctctctctctctctctctctctctctctctctctctctctctctctctctctttctcatatctctctctgtctctctctcttttcatattctctctttgtctctctctctttttcatattctctctttgtctctctctctttttcatattctctctttgtcgctctctctttttcatattctctctttgtcgctctctctttttcatattctctctttgtcgctctctctttttcatattctctctttgtcgctctctctttttcatattctctctttgtcgctctctctttttcatattctctctttgtcgctctctctttttcatattctctctttgtcgctctctctttttcatattctctctttgtcgctctctctttttcatattctctctttgtctctctctttttcatattctctcttgtctctctctttttcatattctctctgtctctttctttttctctctgtccctctctcatattttttctgtctctctctctctctttcatattctctctttctctctctttcatattatctttctgtctctctctctgtttaatattctctctttcatattctttctctgtgtctctctctctctcttttatattctctctctctttcatattctctctctgtgcctctctctttttcatatatcctctgtctctctctctctctctctcacacacacaagacaaaaaaGTGTAATGTACTTTAGTGATTTGAATTTGAAAAATAGTAATGCTGTTGGGATGCTTCACACAGCAGGATGTCTAAGTTACCAATTTTAAATGTAGTACAAAGTCAAGAAGAATATTTGAGTTTCATGTGATGTCCAGACTTGCAAAACAGCTCATTTGCCACTCCATTCTAGGATTTTATAATGTGTACGAATATCAACCAGAAAAATGAAAGGTTAGTGTTAGTGATGCTGCTACATCGTATCTGTTATGTGTaattttaatgtatgtatttattatttagtgtgtgtgtgtgtgtgtgtgtgtgtgtgtgtgtgtgtgtgtgtgtgtgtgtgtgtgtgtgtgtgtgtgtgtgtgtgtgtgtgtgtatgtgtgtgtgtatatatgtgtgtgtgtgtatatgtgtgtgtgtatgtgtgtgtgtgtgtatatgtgtgtgtgtgtgtgtgtgtgtgtgtgtgtgtgtgtatatgtgtgtgtctgtgtatatgtgtgtgtgtgtgtg
This window harbors:
- the LOC125025855 gene encoding mediator of RNA polymerase II transcription subunit 28-like encodes the protein MAATPTPGNLLDEFEEAFQNCMAPLTKEDNFNAVNQEELRTNAEVNGLRFLDLARQMEAFFLQKRYLLSVQKPELILLEDIIEMRNELARKEELLKKHGDKLNEWQGLLSSMQSRLGTSPSIGPRPPGPSGPTMHPGMMGAPSGSHNSVPMPGLSPVGSSMGPSTMGSSTMGPSGPSMPHNMNPGMGMPQSSMMQMGGGGGSMGPGPGMGGIGGMNQGGYQGGPGGAVYPGNMGQPPQGGPPGGLQGPLAYLEKTTTNIGMPEPRR